One window from the genome of Podospora pseudocomata strain CBS 415.72m chromosome 6, whole genome shotgun sequence encodes:
- the GAL7 gene encoding galactose-1-phosphate uridyl transferase (EggNog:ENOG503NU1J; COG:H), whose translation MPDEVLNDISHRRYNPLTGSWLLVSPHRTKRPWQGAQETPSKNTLPSYDPKCYLCPGNKRAQGDSNPPYKSTFAFVNDYSAVKETQQDYHPETNKDDVASLLLQARPVTGRCYVLTFSAKHDATLADMTPEEIVPVINTWTRIYASHLSPSHPLNSQAAYVLSTIPENPDGEVTPPKHQLKNMQIFENKGAAMGCSNPHPHCQIWTTSTLPEEPGKELVNMRKYKSDTGRHLLGDYVKLELEKKERLVWENDSFVVVCPWWALWPFEVLIISKRHVRALVDLDDKERLEFAQAVQEVARRYDNLFETNFPYSSGIHQAPLDCTEEEAETSWFHMHFYPPLLRSATVKKFLVGYELMAEPQRDITPEQAAAKLRDCGGELYRKSLQ comes from the exons ATGCCAGACGAAGTGCTCAACGATATCTCCCACCGGCGgtacaaccccctcaccggATCATGGCTGCTGGTCTCCCCTCACCGGACTAAGAGGCCATGGCA AGGAGCACAAGaaaccccctccaagaacaccctcccctcgtACGACCCCAAGTGCTACCTCTGCCCCGGCAACAAACGTGCCCAAGGAgacagcaaccccccctACAAAAGCACCTTCGCCTTTGTGAACGACTACTCCGCCGTCAAGGAAACCCAGCAAGACTACCATCCGGAAACCAACAAGGACGATGttgcctccctcctcctccaagctcgTCCCGTCACCGGCAGGTGCTACGTCCTCACTTTCTCCGCCAAACACGACGCCACCCTCGCTGATATGACCCCCGAGGAAATTGTCCCCGTAATTAACACATGGACTCGTATCTACGCCTcccacctctctccctcccaccctctcAATAGCCAAGCCGCCTATGTCCTCTCCACTATCCCAGAGAACCCAGACGGCGAAGTGACCCCCCCAAAGCACCAGCTCAAGAACATGCAAATATTTGAGAACAAAGGCGCTGCCATGGGCTGCTcaaaccctcatcctcactgcCAGATCTGGACTACCAGCACCCTCCCTGAGGAACCAGGGAAGGAGTTGGTTAATATGAGAAAATACAAGTCCGACACAGGCCGGCATCTGCTAGGCGATTACGTCAAGCTTGAGctagagaagaaggagagacTAGTCTGGGAAAATGACtcctttgttgttgtctgcCCGTGGTGGGCTCTGTGGCCGTTTGAGGtgctcatcatctccaagcGTCATGTGAGGGCGCTGGTGGATCTGGATGATAAGGAACGGTTGGAGTTTGCGCAGGCGGTGCAAGAGGTCGCGAGGAGGTACGATAATTTGTTTGAGACGAATTTTCCTTACA GTTCTGGCATTCATCAGGCGCCGCTGGATTGcacggaagaggaggcggagacgAGCTGGTTCCACATGCACTTTTACCCTCCGTTGCTGAGGTCGGCCACGGTGAAGAAGTTTTTGGTTGGGTATGAGCTTATGGCTGAGCCGCAGAGGGACATTACGCCGGAGCAGGCGGCTGCGAAGTTGAGGGATTGTGGAGGGGAGTTGTACCGCAAGTCGCTGCAGTGA
- the ERG28 gene encoding ergosterol biosynthesis protein (EggNog:ENOG503P3HV; COG:S; BUSCO:EOG092655IF) yields the protein MDQLKAFLPSGEKGILPYYLWFISIVSMGNALQNYVTLHYTRRIYNGRFVPNHALPPATGKHSPEDSTNILKPASGKDAEKAKDQVTPLAARVFGTYTFVAGIIRLYASYQPENYALYQMGILTHVIAAVHFTSEMLIFKTIRFSGPQIFPFLAAYGGTTWMLLQYSNYVV from the exons ATGGACCAACTCAAAGCATTCCTCCCCTCGGGAGAAAAGGGCATCCTCCCCTATTACCTGTGGTTC ATCTCCATCGTGTCCATGGGCAACGCTCTCCAAAACTACGTAACCCTCCACTACACCCGGCGCATCTACAACGGCCGCTTCGTCCCGAACCACGCGCTGCCCCCAGCCACGGGCAAGCACAGTCCCGAGGACAGCACCAACATCCTCAAGCCCGCCTCCGGCAAGGACgccgagaaggccaaggaccAGGTCACTCCCCTGGCCGCTCGTGTCTTTGGCACCTACACCTTCGTCGCCGGCATCATCCGGCTCTACGCCAGCTACCAACCCGAGAACTACGCTCTGTACCAGATGGGCATCCTCACCCACGTCATTGCCGCCGTTCACTTCACCTCTGAGATGCTCATCTTCAAGACCATCCGGTTCAGTGGGCCTCAaatcttccccttcctcgctgCCTACGGCGGTACTACTTGGATGCTGCTCCAGTACAGCAACTACGTTGTCTAA